TACAGTTGCGGGCCAGCTGCACTTGCAACAGTGCTGCAGAACATAGGTATAAACAGTATAGAAGGGGATCTTAAGGTCCTCGCTGGCACAGACACATCAGGGACAACAATGCACGAATTATCAGAGGCAGCGAAAGCAAAAGGTTTAAGTGCAGCTGGTATGAGATTATCAGTTGATGATCTTAAACCCAACAACATTGTGCATATAATGCTGGATGGCGAAGGCCATTACAGTGTGGTAAGGGAAGTAACAGATACAAGCGTTTACCTTGCTGACCCATCACTTGGAAACATCGAAATGACCAGAGAAAAATTTGCTGAAATCTTCACTGGAAATGCTCTGGTAATAACTGATCCCAACGTACAGGCACAGGAAACAAGTAATTCTACACAAGCAACAGGAACTTCAGAGCAAGTAAGTAATGGAACAGACACAAATTTAAACAATAGAAATACAAATTCAGTGAGCGAGCCGGTAGATAGCAGTGCCACTTTGACTAAGGATGAAATGCAGAATATCAAAGGGATGTGGATTGGACCTGCAGGAGGTATTCTAGGATTCATTGTGAATGTTGCATGGAGAAGAGTAACTAAAGGTAAATATGGAGCTACAGATGTCTTGCTTTGGATGTCGGAACTAATTTGTGGTAAAGATTTTGATAATGATGGATGGATAGGAGTTCCACCCGAAGCACGAAGAGCAGGAGTAAATGGTAGTGGATATAGAGCTAAGAGTCGGCGCAGATAAAATATATTAATCTTTTTTATTTTTTTAATAAGGAGAATAAGAATGAAACCATATAGAAAAGCAGTGATATCGTATGTAATAATTTTTATTTGTAGTATGCTTATTTTATTTACAGCCAGTGCTGGCAACGTTAATTATCCTAATTTAAAATATTTTATAGTGACAATAGGATCCGTGATCATTATGATCTCAGCATCTTTTCTTAGAAAAATCATAGATGACTTGATTCCTAAGGAAAAACGTTGAAAAATCTACATAAAAATTATTGCAAACTTCCCACGAACCTTAAATACCAAGAAAATTTACAAAAATTTACTTCAGTCATCCCAGTATTAAGTGATCCTAATAATTCAACACAAGTTAATCAAACAGTACCAGTATACAATCAGAAAACAGCCAAACTTTGGCAGCTGAAACGATGCAAGATTATACGAGGAAAATGTGGAGTAAATAGAGTAACTCGGTACTGGTGGGGACAGAGAATTTATTTATGCAACACTACTACGCATAGCATTGTTAATGGTATGACTACCGTAGCTGGGCTTATAGGACTTCTTGGGGTTTCTAAGATAATAGCAGGAGCAATACTTCTCTGTGTAGGTGTATTGAGGCAGGTCAATATACATAACACAGGTGTGAGAGTCTGGATTGCATGGACGGGTCATGTAATCAGGATAGATGCTCAACGTCGCCACTAAAAAATTAACTATCTACTAAGCTATCAAGCATATACATCGCTTGCTTGATAGTTGAAAGTTCAATGAAATCCATACTGGACCTGCGCTTGTATAGTGGCCCTCAAGACAAACAGCAGGTAGATAAGCAATGCAGAAAATTCAACTACTGGTGAATGGTATTCAGTAATATTAAAACAGATAGATCTGTTGGAAGAGATTTTATTAGCAGGATTAACATTTTTATTTTAAAAATTTACACTTGAAATGTATGTGAATTTTTAAAACAAAACTTAAACAATTTTGTTCCCTGATTCACATTTTTAATTTCATGTAAGTAACAACTTAGAGAAAATATTCTAAATTCTTTTTACACTTGAAATGTTTGTCATTTTCCGATTTTTTATGAAGATTTTTAAATACACTTGAAATGGAGGTCTCCATAATGAATAAATTATTTTTAAAAAATCAGTATATTAACTTATTTATAGATCAAATGTTTTTATAACATACCTTTAAAAAATGCACATTCAATATACATTCAATATAGTTTAAACTAATTTAAATTTGTTTTTAAACGTCTTTATTTTGAAACATGTTTCACTAATTTTATTAAAAATATTTTTTACACTTGAAATGAATGTCTCATGCTTAAATGAAAATTTTTGTAAGACAAAGTTTTTTTACACTTGAAATATATGTCTTTTTCTCTCACTGATTTTAAAAGTGATTTTGTAAAAATACTTTAAAATGAGTATTTCATACTATTTTTTAATTTATAAATCTCCTTATGAGCAGGAGTGTTTGGTGTAAAGGGTATATCCAGTCAATAAAGCTAATTTATCAACTTAAAATGTTCATAACCACGGGGCTTTAATATTTCTTCTTCACCATCACTTTTAACTATTATCATTTTACCAGAAGATGTGACCTTCCCTATTTTGTAAAGAGGGATTATTGAACTGATTTCTTTTAAAGCATCTTTTTTAATAGTTAAAAGAAGTTCAAAGTCTTCTCCATAATATAACATAAATTCAAGTGGATTTTTACATGCTTTTTCAGCTATTTCAAGAACTGTTCCAGCTACAGGGATCATATCTTCATAAATGGTTATTCCAATGCCTTTAGTACTGGCGTTAACTAATTCTCCAATTTCGCTTGCAAGACCATCTGTTATATCCGTAGCAGAAGTTACAAACCCGCTTTTTGCAAGCAAAACTCCTTCTTTTGATTTTGCTTCAGGATTCAGTGCATGTTTTAATGCGAGATTTTTGTAATCTTCTTTTAAATCTTTTAATTTTATTTTATCATTGAATAAAACTTCAAAACCAGCAGCTGCAAGTCCAAGAGGTCCTGTAACAGCAACAATGTCTCCGGGACTGGCACCATCTTTCATTAAAACTTCATTTTTTCCTGCAATTCCCAAACAAGTTCCAGATATAGTTAGTTCACCTGATTCATTGGTATCTCCACCAATCAACATCATTTCATACCGGGAACATCCTCTTAAAATTCCATCAATTAACCTGTCAAAGTCATCAAGGGACATTTCTTTAGGTAAACCAACAGCAATGATAATTCCCAGTGGTTTAGCTCCCATAGCTGCTAAGTCACTCACATTTACTGTTACAACCTTTTCTCCAATCTGTTCAGGAGTCATTTCATCTGGAAAATGGACAGATTTAAATAAAATGTCTGAAGTTGCAACTAAATACTTATCTCCAAAATTAATTAGTG
The DNA window shown above is from Methanobacterium sp. and carries:
- a CDS encoding C39 family peptidase, translated to MQSTDYSCGPAALATVLQNIGINSIEGDLKVLAGTDTSGTTMHELSEAAKAKGLSAAGMRLSVDDLKPNNIVHIMLDGEGHYSVVREVTDTSVYLADPSLGNIEMTREKFAEIFTGNALVITDPNVQAQETSNSTQATGTSEQVSNGTDTNLNNRNTNSVSEPVDSSATLTKDEMQNIKGMWIGPAGGILGFIVNVAWRRVTKGKYGATDVLLWMSELICGKDFDNDGWIGVPPEARRAGVNGSGYRAKSRRR
- the thiL gene encoding thiamine-phosphate kinase — its product is MHPKVSDIGEKELIKRILKKSSLNIISSVFFDNLGIKSLNDDATLINFGDKYLVATSDILFKSVHFPDEMTPEQIGEKVVTVNVSDLAAMGAKPLGIIIAVGLPKEMSLDDFDRLIDGILRGCSRYEMMLIGGDTNESGELTISGTCLGIAGKNEVLMKDGASPGDIVAVTGPLGLAAAGFEVLFNDKIKLKDLKEDYKNLALKHALNPEAKSKEGVLLAKSGFVTSATDITDGLASEIGELVNASTKGIGITIYEDMIPVAGTVLEIAEKACKNPLEFMLYYGEDFELLLTIKKDALKEISSIIPLYKIGKVTSSGKMIIVKSDGEEEILKPRGYEHFKLIN